From Cystobacter fuscus DSM 2262, one genomic window encodes:
- a CDS encoding oxygenase MpaB family protein translates to MSAITSIHGGKAGESTTHRWTDALLEPFRSVGDPVADPVVESIFANNEAAVVTRMLRSLAANEHLVPAEMPDAVEHYLNQTDDWPAWAEPEKVRIGQRLFGRYGMQMALALFTWSLPSCYACAKGAQVLTSTGRIDKYVNHRIIETSQFLLDVMAEGGLERGGRGVRTAQKIRLLHATIRYHVRHYPKWQPEWGTPINQEDQAITLLTFALLPRTLTKLGLDFTPEEEDAFFHCWRVIGHILGIDAALLPRDPNEGQQLWDAITRRQVAPSEAGRTLTHALINYMKELVPGTMFDGLPAALIRELCDKPIAQAILTEEPDWARHLLEPMRVFFNLTDEAQDSSGIVARISGTFSRKLLEGLYSIERGDKQLMFHIPQSLQDAWGLDTPATRHV, encoded by the coding sequence ATGTCGGCCATTACCTCGATTCACGGCGGAAAAGCTGGCGAATCCACCACCCACCGCTGGACGGATGCGCTGCTCGAGCCCTTCCGTTCCGTGGGAGACCCCGTGGCCGATCCGGTGGTCGAGTCGATCTTCGCCAACAACGAGGCCGCGGTCGTCACCCGCATGCTCAGGAGCCTCGCGGCCAATGAGCACCTCGTCCCGGCGGAGATGCCTGACGCGGTGGAGCACTACCTGAACCAGACGGACGACTGGCCGGCCTGGGCCGAGCCCGAGAAGGTCCGCATCGGCCAGCGGCTCTTCGGCCGCTACGGCATGCAGATGGCGTTGGCCCTCTTCACCTGGTCTCTTCCCAGTTGCTATGCGTGCGCCAAGGGAGCGCAGGTGCTGACGTCGACCGGACGCATCGACAAGTACGTGAACCACCGCATCATCGAGACGTCTCAGTTCCTCCTCGATGTGATGGCCGAGGGCGGATTGGAGCGGGGCGGCCGCGGAGTCCGCACGGCCCAGAAGATCCGGCTCTTGCATGCGACCATCCGCTACCACGTGCGCCACTACCCGAAGTGGCAGCCCGAGTGGGGAACGCCCATCAATCAAGAGGATCAAGCCATCACGCTCCTCACGTTCGCGCTGCTGCCCCGCACGTTGACGAAGCTCGGGCTCGACTTCACCCCAGAGGAGGAGGACGCCTTCTTCCATTGCTGGCGGGTGATTGGCCATATCCTGGGCATCGACGCGGCCCTGCTGCCCCGCGACCCGAACGAGGGCCAGCAACTCTGGGACGCCATCACCCGGCGCCAGGTGGCCCCGTCGGAGGCCGGGCGCACGTTGACCCACGCCCTCATCAACTACATGAAGGAGCTCGTTCCCGGGACGATGTTCGATGGCCTGCCGGCGGCGCTGATTCGCGAGCTGTGCGACAAGCCAATCGCCCAGGCCATCCTGACCGAGGAGCCGGACTGGGCCCGCCATCTGCTGGAACCCATGCGCGTGTTCTTCAACCTGACGGACGAGGCGCAGGACAGCTCCGGTATCGTGGCCAGGATCTCAGGAACCTTCTCACGCAAGCTGCTCGAGGGGCTCTATTCCATCGAGCGAGGCGACAAGCAGCTCATGTTCCACATTCCCCAGTCGCTCCAGGACGCGTGGGGCCTGGACACGCCGGCGACTCGCCACGTGTGA
- a CDS encoding Imm52 family immunity protein, with the protein MTEDYYVGAYWGPRKETALECARRAELFFHMLARCDPSFVQWYRAGRGFPRELPGHPVRMEVEALEKWLLKGRNRTDVGKHVIEDLGFSQTMWNAKKEATDISIHCGMYTSWAPNSCLLKVTRESPIRERLLRVSVLAEVLIAMATAWDPDFAMASSSEMVDLLEKQGVEVRVGWLTYLSRRRGRLPPLPAPVRIEPVGTLGWLLVLSPEPMTAGNPEHVAFTSRVRELLERAGLIAWPSPEPEGA; encoded by the coding sequence ATGACAGAAGACTACTACGTGGGTGCGTACTGGGGACCGCGCAAGGAAACGGCGCTGGAGTGTGCGCGGCGCGCGGAACTCTTCTTCCACATGCTGGCGCGGTGTGACCCGTCCTTCGTTCAGTGGTACAGGGCGGGCCGGGGCTTCCCCCGCGAGTTGCCAGGCCACCCGGTTCGCATGGAAGTGGAGGCACTGGAGAAGTGGCTCCTCAAGGGGAGGAATCGCACGGACGTTGGTAAGCATGTCATCGAGGATCTGGGCTTCAGTCAAACAATGTGGAATGCGAAGAAGGAGGCCACGGACATCAGCATCCATTGTGGCATGTATACTTCGTGGGCGCCCAATTCATGTCTGTTGAAGGTGACCCGGGAGAGCCCGATACGGGAGCGGCTCCTGCGCGTCTCGGTTCTGGCCGAAGTGCTCATCGCCATGGCCACGGCGTGGGACCCTGATTTCGCCATGGCCAGCTCTTCGGAGATGGTGGACTTGTTGGAGAAGCAGGGGGTCGAGGTGCGGGTGGGCTGGCTGACCTATCTGTCGCGCCGCCGGGGACGGCTGCCCCCGCTGCCCGCGCCTGTGCGCATCGAGCCGGTGGGAACGCTGGGGTGGCTCCTCGTCCTCTCCCCCGAGCCCATGACGGCGGGCAACCCCGAGCACGTGGCGTTTACCTCCCGCGTGCGCGAGCTGCTCGAACGGGCGGGGCTCATCGCGTGGCCGAGCCC
- a CDS encoding Tox-REase-5 domain-containing protein — MIGELEFDGIRGKELLEAKGPGYCSFFNPDGTPKYWYKNSGKFDQLMTQAGRQAKLAHDLGLPLTWHVADAKVAEFLRKEFVRRRWHNTTIHHTSLTR, encoded by the coding sequence ATGATTGGAGAGCTGGAGTTCGATGGCATTCGGGGCAAAGAGCTGTTGGAAGCCAAGGGTCCCGGCTACTGCTCCTTCTTCAATCCGGATGGCACCCCCAAGTACTGGTACAAGAACTCGGGCAAATTCGACCAGCTGATGACACAAGCCGGCAGACAGGCAAAATTGGCCCACGACTTGGGACTGCCGCTGACGTGGCATGTCGCCGATGCCAAGGTCGCGGAATTCCTTCGAAAGGAATTCGTGCGGAGAAGATGGCACAACACCACCATTCATCATACATCACTCACGCGCTAA